In the genome of Hyphomicrobium sp. CS1GBMeth3, the window GAACTCGAGTGTGTGGCGTGTCCGAGCGCGGGCGCCTGTGGCGCTCAGTTCACCGCCAACACCATGGCGTGCGTGTCGGAGGCCATTGGCCTCGCGCTGCCGGGATCGGCCGGAACGCCGGCGCCTTACGAGAGCCGCGACCAGTATGCGCGGGCGAGCGGCGAGGCAGTCATGAAGCTGATCGCGCGCGGCATCCGTCCGCGCGACATCTGCACGCGCAAGGCATTCGAGAACGCTGCCATCGTGGTTGCCGCGACGGGTGGTTCGACCAACGGCGCGCTTCACCTGCCAGCCATGGCTAACGAGTGCGGCATCGATTTCGATCTCTTCGACGTTGCCGAGATCTTCAAGAGAACGCCGTACATCGCGGACTTGAAGCCCGGCGGCAAGTACGTTGCCAACGATGTGCATGCCATCGGCGGCGTGCCGCAGATTCTGAAAGCCCTGCTCGAGGGCGGCATCCTGCACGGCGATTGCCTGACGGTGACCGGCAAGACGATGGCCGAGAATCTGAAGGATGTGAAATTCAACACCGAGCAGAAGGTCGTCTATCCGGTCTCGAATCCGATCAGCCCGACGGGCGGCGTCGTGGGCCTTAAGGGCACGCTGGCGCCGGATGGGGCGATCGTGAAGGTCGCTGGGCTCAAAAGCCTCAAGTTCCGCGGGCCGGCGCGCTGCTTCGACTGTGAAGAGGATGCTTTCGCTGCCGTCGAGGCACGCGCCTACAAGGATGGCGAAGTGCTGGTGATCCGTTACGAGGGTCCCAAGGGCGGGCCCGGTATGCGCGAAATGCTGGCGACGACGGCCGCTCTTTATGGTCAGGGCGCGGGCGACAATGTGGCGCTCATCACCGACGGGCGCTTCTCGGGCGCCACGCGCGGGTTCTGCGTTGGACACGTGGGGCCAGAAGCGGCCGTGGGCGGTCCCATCGGGCTCATCAAGGACGGTGACATCATTTCGATGGATGCGGAGGCTGGCACGCTCGACCTCGAGGTCGATGCGGACGAGCTCGAGCGCCGTCGCAAGGACTGGAAAGCTCCGCCGAACGCGTACCAGAGCGGGGCAATCAGAAAATTCGCGGATCAAGTGGGCCCGGCCCGTTTCGGTGCCGTCACCCACGCAGGCGGGAAGGCGGAAGTTGTTTGCTATGCGGACATCTAGGCTGTTACTCGGATTGATCGTGATTGCGTGCGTGCCGGCCGCAGCGCTGGCACAAAACACGTCCTTCAGCTCGCCGCGCGAGGCCCTCCGACAGGGGGTCAGCGCCTACCAAGGCGGGTATTACGAGCTTGCCATGCCGGCGCTGACGTTCTCGGCCGACAAGGGTGAGTTCATGGCGAGTTACTATCTCGCCAAGATCTACCAGGACAGCACCGGGCCCTATACGGACCACGCCAAGGCCTACGCGCTGTTCGAAAAGATTGCCGACGAGCATCTCGACGTGGATCCCGACGATCCCCGGGCGCGCTACGTGGGCAAGGCTCTGACGGCGCTCGCGGGCTACGTGCTGCGCGGGCTGCCCGAGATCGGGCTTCGCGCCGATCCGGAGCGGGCGGTGTTCTATCTCAACAACGCGTCGACCACGTTCAACGACGAGGACGCGCAGTTCGAGCTCGCCAAGCTGCAGCTCAAGGGTGAGGGCGTCGAGGCCAACGTGCCGCTTGCTCGCCATTGGCTGTCGGTTCTGAGCCAGAACGGGCACGCGGGCGCGCAGGCGTTCTTCGCGGACCTCTTGTGGCGCGGTAAGCATGTGGAGCCCGATCCGGCGCGGGCGCTGGCCCTCATCGCCGTGGCGGTCGACAATGCGCCTCCCGAGGACGCCATGTGGATCGAAGACATCTACCAGAACATTTTCTGCGGCGCGGCCGACGGCACGCGCAAGCAGGCGACCGGCATCGTGGCGCAGTGGGGCAACCGCTACGGCCGCAAGCCGACCGCCACCTACGATCGCAGCGGGCTGCCGCAGCTTCCTGCCGGCCCGGTTCGGACCTGCAAGGATGGCCAACCCGTGGACGTCATCCAGATCCGCTCGGGTTCGCCGACCACGCCTCGTCTGCCGGTTGGGCCGCGCGCGTTCGAGTACGGCACCATGTCGGGCGACGCGCCGAAGCTGCGCGACGTCAACGCGCCGGGTGGCGCGCGCTAGCCGAACGATCGCGGGTTTGTCTCATGAACAAAGGCGGGTCTTTAAGGACCCGCCTTTTTCGTTCGGTCGCGCCGCTCAGGTGAGCGTCGTCCACACCGGGGCGTGATCGGAGGGCTTCTCCCAGCTGCGCGTAAAACGGTCGATGCCAGAGGCGGTCAGGCGGTCGGCGGCCTGCGGCGAGAGAAGCTGGAAGTCGATGCGGATGCCGTCGTCCTTCTGCCAGGCGCCGGCCTGGTAGTCCCAGAACGTGTAGTGGCCCGGCTCGGGATGACAGGCACGCACGGCGTCGAGGTAGCCGACGTTGGTCAGCGC includes:
- the ilvD gene encoding dihydroxy-acid dehydratase; this encodes MDARTFDKSKLPSRHVTEGPSRAPHRSYYYAMGLTEEEIHRPFVGVVSCWNEAAPCNIALQRQAQSAKAGVKESGGTPREFCTITVTDGIAMGHQGMKSSLVSREVIADSIELTMRGHSYDALVGIAGCDKSLPGTMMAMLRLNVPSVFMYGGSILPGTFKGRDVTVQDVFEGVGMHSVGRMSDDELHELECVACPSAGACGAQFTANTMACVSEAIGLALPGSAGTPAPYESRDQYARASGEAVMKLIARGIRPRDICTRKAFENAAIVVAATGGSTNGALHLPAMANECGIDFDLFDVAEIFKRTPYIADLKPGGKYVANDVHAIGGVPQILKALLEGGILHGDCLTVTGKTMAENLKDVKFNTEQKVVYPVSNPISPTGGVVGLKGTLAPDGAIVKVAGLKSLKFRGPARCFDCEEDAFAAVEARAYKDGEVLVIRYEGPKGGPGMREMLATTAALYGQGAGDNVALITDGRFSGATRGFCVGHVGPEAAVGGPIGLIKDGDIISMDAEAGTLDLEVDADELERRRKDWKAPPNAYQSGAIRKFADQVGPARFGAVTHAGGKAEVVCYADI
- a CDS encoding tetratricopeptide repeat protein, with the protein product MRTSRLLLGLIVIACVPAAALAQNTSFSSPREALRQGVSAYQGGYYELAMPALTFSADKGEFMASYYLAKIYQDSTGPYTDHAKAYALFEKIADEHLDVDPDDPRARYVGKALTALAGYVLRGLPEIGLRADPERAVFYLNNASTTFNDEDAQFELAKLQLKGEGVEANVPLARHWLSVLSQNGHAGAQAFFADLLWRGKHVEPDPARALALIAVAVDNAPPEDAMWIEDIYQNIFCGAADGTRKQATGIVAQWGNRYGRKPTATYDRSGLPQLPAGPVRTCKDGQPVDVIQIRSGSPTTPRLPVGPRAFEYGTMSGDAPKLRDVNAPGGAR